The following proteins are encoded in a genomic region of Sorangiineae bacterium MSr12523:
- a CDS encoding AAA family ATPase has protein sequence MPNVQPRPLTAAESKLVRDHEAFAASVRASVLAKAPSQPAGTEDRLAYARLRDEYAEAGEEDRIALLAQMHETAARVDARKAQLQDNALLPDLHAPYFAHMRIRTAGKVRDVLLGARPYVDAARALTIVDFRRAPIAEAFFTCEPGDDYEIEIDRRTVEGVLEARHLVTFERGEPAAITVEGGAVRRIRGEWHFDPGALVPDFSRVDGLPLAAEIDPANREKGVAALLDEDQRAVLERDPKETLLVLGAAGSGKTTVAIHRIAAIAERTADFDPAAVLVLVPEVGLRHLAQRMLTDLGLERVNVHTFEEWIRGEARRVFPWIPAEESPDVPAAVRRLKRHPGLFAAIDALVEDIVRGIGARIDRLHAGRGAIREVVDAQREPVIEHRLRHAETIVLEAAPAAKKPLLKEAFREARRRLERVQADLHRLVGDRALLEHAVHVAKGQLAMPVLEQAAEHTRRQLDDPSAVRFAHVDADRLQTLDGRSLDEDTPDAVAGTIDAEDYAISFELLFRKTGRSGTRAGSLRRYRHLVIDEAQGLSPIELRVIGRALAQGGSATVAGDAAQRLDEGEAFATWDMLVSELGVRSTATHLETSYRCPRPILELAYAVLGDEAAGPMPTAAREGPPVLRTVLPGEGHAAVFISEALRALARREPRAGVAVIAADAKSARAVHEVLARSLPARLVLDGDFAFAPGVEVTEVAQVKGLEFDYVIVPDADARTYPAGGEHRRKMHVALTRAVHQVWIVAPGALSPIFPMALAVPEALSWPMGQRT, from the coding sequence ATGCCCAACGTTCAACCGCGGCCGCTCACGGCCGCAGAGTCGAAGCTCGTCCGCGATCACGAAGCTTTTGCCGCATCCGTGCGCGCGTCGGTGCTCGCGAAGGCGCCGTCCCAGCCGGCGGGCACGGAGGACCGGCTCGCGTACGCGCGCCTGCGCGACGAATATGCCGAGGCCGGCGAGGAGGACCGGATTGCGCTGCTGGCGCAGATGCACGAGACGGCGGCGCGGGTCGACGCGCGAAAGGCGCAGTTGCAGGACAATGCGCTCTTGCCCGATCTTCACGCGCCGTACTTCGCACATATGCGCATTCGCACCGCGGGAAAGGTGCGGGACGTGCTTCTCGGAGCGCGCCCGTACGTCGATGCCGCGCGTGCCCTGACCATCGTCGATTTTCGGCGTGCACCCATCGCGGAAGCCTTTTTTACGTGCGAGCCGGGCGACGACTACGAAATTGAAATCGACCGCCGCACCGTGGAAGGCGTTCTCGAAGCCCGGCATTTGGTGACGTTCGAGCGGGGCGAGCCGGCGGCGATCACCGTGGAGGGGGGCGCCGTTCGCCGCATTCGCGGGGAATGGCACTTCGATCCGGGGGCACTCGTGCCGGATTTCTCGCGGGTGGATGGCCTGCCTCTGGCGGCCGAGATCGATCCTGCGAACCGAGAAAAGGGTGTCGCGGCCCTGCTCGACGAAGATCAACGCGCGGTGTTGGAGCGCGATCCCAAGGAGACGCTGTTGGTTCTCGGCGCCGCCGGCAGCGGCAAAACCACGGTGGCGATCCATCGCATTGCCGCGATTGCGGAGCGCACGGCGGATTTCGATCCGGCCGCGGTGCTGGTGCTCGTGCCGGAGGTGGGGCTGAGGCACCTCGCGCAGCGCATGTTGACGGATCTCGGTCTCGAGAGGGTCAACGTGCACACTTTCGAGGAATGGATTCGCGGTGAGGCAAGGCGCGTGTTCCCGTGGATTCCCGCCGAGGAGTCGCCCGATGTTCCGGCGGCGGTGCGCCGGCTCAAACGGCATCCCGGGCTTTTCGCTGCCATCGATGCGCTCGTCGAGGACATCGTGCGCGGGATTGGTGCCCGCATCGACCGGCTGCACGCGGGGCGGGGAGCCATTCGCGAGGTCGTCGACGCGCAGCGCGAGCCGGTGATCGAGCACCGCCTGCGGCACGCCGAAACGATCGTCCTGGAGGCGGCGCCAGCGGCGAAGAAGCCGCTGTTGAAGGAAGCCTTTCGCGAGGCGCGCCGGCGCCTCGAACGGGTGCAGGCGGATCTGCATCGCCTCGTGGGTGATCGCGCGTTGCTCGAGCATGCGGTGCACGTGGCCAAGGGGCAGTTGGCCATGCCGGTTCTCGAGCAAGCGGCCGAGCATACGCGACGCCAGCTCGACGATCCGAGCGCGGTTCGGTTCGCGCATGTCGACGCGGACCGCTTGCAAACGCTCGATGGCCGCTCGCTCGACGAGGATACACCCGATGCCGTGGCGGGCACGATCGACGCGGAAGACTATGCCATTTCGTTCGAGCTGCTCTTTCGCAAAACGGGTCGCTCGGGGACGCGTGCGGGGAGTCTCCGCCGTTATCGGCATTTGGTCATCGACGAGGCGCAGGGGCTTTCGCCCATCGAGTTGCGCGTGATTGGACGGGCTCTCGCGCAGGGCGGCAGTGCCACGGTGGCCGGCGATGCGGCGCAGCGCCTCGACGAGGGGGAGGCGTTTGCAACGTGGGATATGCTCGTTTCCGAGCTGGGCGTGCGCTCCACCGCGACGCACCTCGAGACATCGTACCGGTGCCCGCGGCCCATTTTGGAGCTCGCGTACGCCGTCTTGGGCGACGAGGCTGCGGGGCCCATGCCCACGGCCGCACGCGAGGGCCCGCCGGTCTTGCGCACGGTGCTGCCCGGCGAGGGGCACGCGGCTGTGTTCATCTCCGAGGCGCTGCGGGCGCTGGCGCGGCGTGAACCGCGCGCCGGCGTGGCGGTGATTGCCGCCGATGCGAAATCGGCGCGTGCGGTGCACGAGGTGCTCGCGCGCTCGCTGCCGGCGCGTCTCGTTCTCGACGGCGACTTCGCCTTCGCGCCCGGCGTCGAGGTGACCGAGGTGGCGCAGGTCAAGGGCCTGGAGTTCGATTACGTCATCGTGCCGGATGCCGATGCGCGCACGTACCCCGCTGGCGGTGAGCACCGCCGCAAGATGCACGTGGCGCTGACGCGCGCCGTGCACCAAGTGTGGATCGTCGCGCCGGGGGCGCTGTCTCCTATTTTCCCGATGGCGCTGGCGGTGCCGGAGGCGCTGTCATGGCCGATGGGGCAAAGAACTTGA
- a CDS encoding fibro-slime domain-containing protein, with protein MRRYLTSLLLVLLACGSDSSNFGNAPAGGNNPDGGGDGGSNNPGGGINLPDGGSGGTPDGGDTCSHSLTAIIRDFRPCVAEPNATSCTQASGHLDFEHYRGDAVAKGIVGPTLNPDDRTPVWIARGQTNEGPATTDATRFSDWYHTKQGVNIALERRLDLVEQSDGHYVYERTAFFPIDDDKAAGITTGFGNGPKPPPPNDNLDHNYEFTTEVHLSFTYRGHETFEFYGDDDLWVFVDGKLALDLGGPHPPARDRVNMDARGLTVGQTYAMDLFHAERHTEKSTFRVDTTIECFKPPVH; from the coding sequence ATGCGCCGGTACCTGACGTCGTTGCTCCTCGTTCTCCTCGCGTGCGGCTCGGACTCGTCCAACTTCGGCAACGCGCCCGCCGGAGGAAACAACCCCGATGGTGGCGGGGACGGCGGGTCGAACAACCCGGGGGGCGGCATCAACCTGCCCGACGGCGGCAGCGGAGGAACGCCGGATGGCGGCGACACGTGCAGCCACTCGCTCACGGCCATCATTCGTGATTTCCGCCCGTGCGTGGCGGAGCCCAACGCCACGAGCTGCACCCAGGCCAGCGGGCACCTCGACTTCGAGCATTACCGCGGCGACGCCGTGGCCAAAGGCATCGTGGGCCCGACCTTGAACCCCGACGACCGCACCCCCGTGTGGATCGCGCGCGGTCAGACGAACGAGGGCCCGGCCACCACCGACGCCACGCGCTTCAGTGACTGGTACCACACGAAACAGGGCGTCAACATCGCGCTGGAGCGCCGGCTCGACTTGGTCGAACAGAGCGATGGCCACTACGTCTACGAACGCACCGCGTTCTTCCCCATCGACGACGACAAGGCTGCGGGCATCACCACTGGATTCGGCAACGGACCGAAGCCGCCGCCCCCGAACGACAACCTCGATCACAACTACGAGTTCACCACCGAGGTGCACCTCTCCTTCACGTACCGGGGCCACGAGACCTTCGAGTTTTACGGCGACGACGATCTCTGGGTCTTCGTCGACGGCAAGCTCGCGCTCGATCTCGGAGGTCCGCACCCGCCGGCGCGCGACCGCGTCAACATGGATGCGCGCGGCCTCACCGTGGGCCAGACGTACGCGATGGATCTGTTCCACGCGGAACGTCACACTGAGAAGTCCACCTTCCGTGTCGACACGACGATCGAGTGTTTCAAGCCTCCCGTGCACTGA
- a CDS encoding alpha/beta hydrolase: MTWVSRHLPTCLGRIHVRLGGNANHPAIMFWPSLLMDGTMWSAVAEHFEDRYRVVLVDSPGHGESEPLARKFAFDECALCISEMLDGLEMAKTIFVGNSWGAMVGGTFAARHPERVVASVLMNGTASVAGFRQKLEFFAMTRIVGAMGGVRGPMVGRVVRAFLGPTALRENPAAARAVRESVAQAHVTSSILATESVVSTRPDQHALLATIRTPVLVVAGDEDPTFSLAETQRMASAIPGAEFHVMPRTGHLAALERPAEVAALIESFLGRVLQ; the protein is encoded by the coding sequence ATGACCTGGGTCAGTCGCCACTTGCCAACGTGCCTCGGACGCATCCATGTCCGGCTCGGGGGGAATGCGAACCATCCCGCCATCATGTTTTGGCCAAGCCTCTTGATGGACGGCACCATGTGGTCCGCCGTAGCGGAACACTTCGAAGATCGCTACCGCGTGGTGCTGGTCGATTCGCCCGGCCATGGTGAGAGCGAACCTCTGGCGCGAAAATTCGCCTTCGACGAGTGTGCTCTTTGCATTTCGGAGATGCTCGACGGCTTGGAGATGGCGAAGACCATTTTCGTGGGCAACTCGTGGGGTGCCATGGTGGGCGGCACCTTTGCGGCGCGCCATCCCGAACGGGTCGTGGCCTCGGTGTTGATGAACGGCACGGCCTCCGTCGCAGGGTTTCGGCAGAAGCTCGAGTTCTTTGCGATGACACGCATCGTCGGTGCCATGGGTGGTGTGCGCGGACCTATGGTCGGACGCGTCGTCCGCGCATTTTTGGGTCCCACCGCGTTGCGCGAAAATCCGGCGGCCGCACGCGCGGTCCGTGAATCCGTCGCGCAGGCGCACGTGACCTCGTCGATCTTGGCGACGGAGAGCGTCGTTTCTACGCGGCCGGATCAGCATGCGTTGCTCGCGACGATTCGCACGCCGGTGCTCGTCGTGGCGGGGGACGAAGATCCGACGTTCTCCCTGGCCGAAACGCAGCGCATGGCCTCGGCCATCCCGGGCGCCGAGTTCCACGTGATGCCCCGCACCGGGCACCTCGCCGCGCTCGAGCGGCCGGCGGAGGTGGCCGCGCTCATCGAGTCTTTCCTCGGGAGGGTGCTCCAATGA
- a CDS encoding band 7 protein — MAEIRSYPFVRHFRADASSHILYFRRGRLRASGRGLAFWFLPLSSSIAEVPVDQREQAFLFHGRSADFQDVTAQGALTYRIENPEAVAEAVDFTIDLRRGAYLRDPLEKLSSTLANLAQRHAWDYIAGTPVRKVLAEGQAQIRERIEHALLGDARLKAMGLAVLSVAVLSVKPTPDTERAIEAPVRERILQEADEAAFARRAMAVEKERAIQENELQNRIEIAKRNEQLIAQEGQNERRKATERTEAARISAEGEAERSRILGLAQADELRAVEGAKVALEKARIAVYESLAPQIVLALAAQQVAGKLERITIEHLNVSPDLLASMVTSLVGATTRKLEEPRSP; from the coding sequence GTGGCCGAAATACGCAGCTATCCCTTCGTTCGACACTTCCGGGCCGATGCCAGCTCGCACATCCTCTACTTCCGCCGTGGACGATTGCGGGCGAGCGGGCGCGGTCTGGCGTTCTGGTTCTTGCCCCTTTCGTCGAGCATCGCCGAGGTTCCCGTCGATCAGCGTGAACAGGCCTTTCTCTTCCACGGGCGTTCGGCGGATTTTCAGGATGTCACGGCGCAGGGCGCGCTGACGTACCGCATCGAGAACCCCGAGGCGGTGGCCGAGGCCGTGGACTTCACCATCGATCTGCGGCGCGGGGCGTACCTGCGCGATCCGCTGGAGAAGCTGTCGTCCACCTTGGCCAACCTCGCCCAGCGCCACGCGTGGGACTACATTGCCGGCACACCCGTGCGAAAGGTGCTCGCCGAGGGTCAGGCGCAGATCCGCGAGCGCATCGAGCACGCGCTGCTCGGCGATGCGCGCCTGAAGGCCATGGGCCTCGCGGTGCTTTCCGTGGCCGTTCTCTCGGTGAAGCCGACCCCCGATACGGAGCGCGCCATCGAGGCGCCGGTGCGCGAGCGCATCCTGCAAGAGGCCGACGAGGCGGCGTTCGCACGGCGCGCGATGGCGGTGGAAAAGGAGCGCGCGATTCAGGAGAACGAGCTGCAGAACCGCATCGAGATCGCCAAGCGCAACGAGCAGCTCATCGCGCAAGAAGGCCAGAACGAGCGACGCAAGGCGACCGAACGGACCGAGGCGGCGCGTATATCGGCCGAGGGCGAAGCGGAACGCAGCCGCATTCTGGGTCTCGCGCAAGCCGACGAACTTCGCGCGGTGGAGGGCGCGAAGGTGGCGCTCGAGAAGGCGCGGATTGCGGTGTACGAATCGCTGGCACCGCAGATCGTGCTGGCGCTGGCCGCGCAACAAGTGGCCGGAAAGCTGGAGCGCATCACCATCGAGCACCTCAACGTGAGCCCGGACTTGCTCGCGTCGATGGTGACGAGCCTCGTGGGCGCGACGACGCGCAAGCTGGAGGAACCTCGGTCGCCATGA
- a CDS encoding phenylacetate--CoA ligase family protein has product MATPIERALGVFHETVARVPAYRAFLAEQGIDAGQVRDEAAFRALPLMTKENYFRRFPLDARCREGALARAEMIAVSSGSTGEPTFWPRTARDEALVAERFEQVFYDSFRADERTTLAVICFPLGTWVGGMYTTSGCRTLAAKGHKVTVVTPGNVKDEILRVVVALAPSFEQVVLLGYPPFLKDVVDTARARGIDPAPWHAKLVLAGEVVSEEWRTLLAERLGQGNILYDSASLYGTADAGVLATETPLSIALRRFFGAHPDLARERFGESRLPTLAQYDPLARYFEEHDGTLLFTADGGVPLVRYHIADTGGIAEFGAMMEFARARGFVMPAGLNERGLRELPFVWVFGRSHFTVSFFGANVFPENVTVALEEAPIHTWVTGKFVLMAEEDTAQDRRLRLVVELAPGVAADDDKIEAIAAAVVRALMLRSSEFAHYVPKERQRPEVMLAPAGDPTWFPVGVKHRYTRNTRPTSA; this is encoded by the coding sequence ATGGCGACCCCCATCGAGCGTGCGCTGGGCGTGTTTCACGAAACGGTGGCGCGGGTGCCCGCCTACCGCGCGTTTCTCGCCGAACAAGGCATCGACGCGGGACAAGTGCGGGATGAGGCAGCCTTTCGTGCGCTGCCGCTGATGACGAAGGAGAACTACTTCCGTCGCTTTCCGCTCGATGCGCGGTGCCGGGAGGGGGCGCTGGCGCGCGCGGAGATGATTGCCGTGTCGTCCGGCTCGACGGGCGAGCCCACGTTTTGGCCGCGCACCGCACGGGACGAGGCGCTGGTGGCCGAGCGCTTCGAGCAGGTGTTCTACGATTCGTTCCGGGCGGACGAACGAACGACGCTCGCGGTGATCTGTTTTCCGCTGGGGACGTGGGTGGGCGGGATGTACACGACCAGCGGCTGCCGCACGCTCGCGGCCAAAGGGCACAAGGTCACGGTGGTGACGCCGGGCAACGTCAAGGACGAGATTTTGCGCGTCGTGGTGGCGTTGGCGCCGTCGTTCGAGCAAGTCGTTCTTCTGGGCTATCCACCCTTCTTGAAGGACGTGGTGGACACGGCGCGCGCGCGGGGCATCGATCCGGCGCCATGGCACGCGAAGCTCGTGCTCGCGGGCGAGGTGGTGAGCGAGGAGTGGCGAACGCTTCTCGCGGAGCGCCTCGGACAAGGAAATATCCTTTACGACTCGGCATCGCTGTATGGCACTGCGGATGCGGGCGTGCTGGCGACGGAGACGCCGCTTTCGATTGCGCTGCGCCGGTTCTTCGGGGCGCATCCCGATTTGGCCCGAGAGCGCTTTGGCGAGTCGCGCCTGCCGACCCTCGCGCAGTACGATCCGTTGGCGCGCTATTTCGAAGAGCACGACGGTACATTGCTTTTTACCGCGGACGGCGGTGTGCCGCTGGTGCGCTATCATATTGCGGATACGGGCGGTATTGCGGAATTTGGCGCCATGATGGAGTTTGCACGGGCGCGCGGTTTCGTGATGCCGGCGGGCTTGAACGAACGGGGATTGCGCGAGCTGCCCTTCGTATGGGTATTCGGCCGCTCGCATTTCACGGTTTCCTTTTTTGGAGCCAACGTCTTTCCCGAAAACGTCACCGTCGCGCTGGAGGAGGCACCGATTCACACGTGGGTGACCGGCAAATTCGTACTCATGGCCGAGGAGGACACCGCCCAAGATCGGCGTCTACGCCTCGTGGTGGAGCTCGCACCGGGGGTGGCCGCGGACGACGATAAGATCGAGGCCATTGCCGCTGCGGTGGTGCGTGCGCTGATGCTGCGCAGCAGTGAGTTTGCCCATTATGTTCCAAAAGAGCGGCAGCGCCCCGAGGTGATGCTGGCTCCGGCCGGCGACCCCACGTGGTTTCCCGTTGGGGTGAAGCACCGCTACACGCGAAACACGCGGCCCACCTCCGCATGA
- a CDS encoding DUF1152 domain-containing protein — MNLLELPFLTRLRRAQRILISGAGGGFDVFAGLPLYFALRNLEKEVVLSNLSFTYLGGTNAEFLTPALAKVTALTQGETHYFPERYLCQWFASRGEAPSMYCFEKVGVAPLREAYAHIVAKHAIDAIVLVDGGTDILMRGDEAGLGTPEEDMTSLAAVAGLQVPHRIVTCLGFGIDAFHGVCHAQFLENVAALDTVGGYLGAHTLLLGMPEAQLFRDALDFVHARMPERPSIVNTSILSALEGHFGDHHRTRRTRTSKLFINPLMALYWHFDLQAVAERSLYLPSLEGTQTVFEVSAFIEAFRRGVVLRPRSNIPV, encoded by the coding sequence GTGAACCTGCTCGAACTTCCGTTCCTCACACGACTCCGCCGCGCGCAGCGAATCCTCATCAGCGGCGCCGGCGGCGGCTTCGACGTCTTCGCCGGCCTCCCTCTGTATTTCGCCTTGCGCAACCTCGAGAAAGAGGTCGTGCTGTCGAACCTGAGCTTCACCTACCTCGGTGGAACCAATGCGGAGTTCCTGACGCCGGCGTTGGCCAAGGTCACGGCATTGACCCAAGGCGAAACGCACTATTTCCCCGAGCGGTACCTTTGCCAATGGTTCGCATCGCGCGGCGAGGCGCCTTCGATGTACTGCTTCGAAAAGGTGGGCGTGGCGCCGCTCCGCGAGGCCTACGCGCACATCGTCGCCAAGCATGCGATCGACGCCATCGTGCTCGTGGATGGCGGCACGGACATCCTCATGCGCGGCGACGAGGCGGGGCTCGGAACGCCGGAGGAGGACATGACCAGTCTCGCCGCGGTGGCCGGGCTCCAGGTCCCACACCGCATCGTGACGTGCCTCGGCTTCGGCATCGACGCTTTTCATGGCGTGTGCCACGCGCAATTCCTGGAGAACGTGGCCGCGCTGGACACGGTGGGCGGGTATTTGGGCGCGCACACGCTCCTCTTGGGCATGCCCGAAGCGCAACTTTTCCGCGATGCTCTCGATTTCGTTCATGCGCGCATGCCCGAGCGACCGAGCATCGTCAACACGAGCATCCTCTCCGCGCTGGAAGGGCATTTTGGCGACCATCATCGGACGCGCCGCACGCGGACGAGCAAGCTATTCATCAATCCGCTCATGGCTTTGTATTGGCATTTCGACTTGCAAGCCGTGGCCGAGCGCTCGCTGTACCTGCCGTCGCTGGAGGGGACGCAGACGGTGTTCGAGGTGAGCGCCTTCATCGAAGCGTTTCGCCGTGGCGTGGTTCTCCGGCCGCGGTCGAACATCCCGGTTTGA